A genomic stretch from Erigeron canadensis isolate Cc75 chromosome 9, C_canadensis_v1, whole genome shotgun sequence includes:
- the LOC122583665 gene encoding uncharacterized protein LOC122583665, which yields MPEFDHGLTEFLDAAFSKAAIRGQICCPCKRCKNRYWFRRDEVFDHLKGQGFVENYTLWFFHGENAPDNATRDDEANVHDNTDELLHDRFRDTIDEARRVHEGINKDAKTFYRLVEDGNQDLYPGCKNFSKLSCIIRLFLYKTLHGLSNVAFNDLLQLLKEIIPEAKLPPNFTQARKIIRDLGLDYKKIDACPNDCMFYWKESEHDDVCHDCHTSRWKDDDNSDKKTSKVPVKIVWHFPLKPRLQRLFMCSETAKYMTWHDKERPKDGNLRHPADGQSWKDFDSLYPQFAKETRNVRLGLSSDGFNPFRTMSIAHSTWPVVLVNYNLPPWMSMKPEYFMLSLLIPGPESPGNNIDVYLQPLVQELKEIWVDGLDTYDRSKDETFKLYAALTWTISDFPGYSMLSGWKTKVKKTCYMDHRRFLQEKHPWRLNTSAFNGKVEDRFAPKLLSGVEALEKSSSVQNLFGKKRKRKNDSTCPWKKRSIFFELPYWQFNTCRHNLDVMHIEKNICDNLIGTLLDISWKSKDHPKARFVLLELGIKERLHPEFSDDGNHILFQNACFSMSSKEKDIFCRALKEAKLPNGCASDFSRCVRLAERKVSGYKSHDAHILLHYLLQVAVKKSLPKHVVIPLIRLGAFFRNLCKKVIKPEDLDQLQLEITEILCQLEKIFLPAFFDIMVHLPIHLVNEVRLGGPVQYRWMFFMERYLCKLKSYVRNKCRPEGSIAEGYLIEECSTFCSRYMQEGAKTRLNKGVEDVDALDNTNESGVKVFVIEGHPLGGKKRREGKTFTLDARLNEQAHRYALFNSDCDTIEEYIKFHTKARDLRCKTQNSGVSVTALTPSFASTRDKNPVDGNVDYYGRILEIIELDYSSSFSVVLFRCEWYQIEKDEFALTCVNLNKFCCSDDPFVMPNQVHQVFYVPDPIEDGLHYVMNTVPRDFFDFEEEGGENVDESYWCEPSKDRLGSLSQDGEHDAQLLHKDMSPLVVEAETEINEVGEINNQNDDSDNDDDTLWDWMKADEDDES from the exons ATGCCCGAGTTTGATCATGGACTAACTGAATTTCTTGATGCTGCATTTTCTAAGGCAGCGATACGAGGTCAGATATGTTGTCCCTGCAAACGGTGTAAAAATCGTTACTGGTTTCGTAGAGATGAAGTTTTTGATCATTTAAAAGGACAAGGATTTGTAGAAAACTATACTTTATGGTTTTTTCATGGAGAAAATGCACCTGATAATGCAACACGTGATGACGAGGCAAATGTGCATGACAACACTGATGAGCTATTGCATGATAGGTTTAGAGACACCATAGATGAGGCAAGAAGGGTACATGAAGGTATAAATAAAGACGCCAAAACATTCTACCGGTTGGTAGAAGATGGGAACCAAGATCTATATCCTGGATGTAAAAATTTCTCCAAGCTATCCTGCATCATTAGACTATTTCTGTACAAGACGCTTCATGGGCTTAGTAACGTGGCATTTAACGATCTCCTACAACTTCTAAAGGAGATCATTCCAGAAGCTAAACTTCCACCTAATTTTACTCAAGCTAGAAAAATCATAAGAGATTTGGGGCTTGATTATAAAAAGATAGATGCATGTCCAAACGATTGCATGTTCTATTGGAAGGAGTCTGAACATGATGATGTATGTCATGATTGTCACACCTCTAGGTGGAAAGATGACGATAATTCGGACAAAAAAACTTCAAAGGTTCCTGTTAAGATAGTGTGGCATTTTCCTCTAAAACCTAGGCTGCAAAGGCTCTTTATGTGTTCAGAAACGGCTAAATATATGACATGGCATGATAAAGAACGTCCAAAGGATGGAAATCTACGACACCCTGCAGATGGACAAAGTTGGAAGGATTTTGATTCTTTGTATCCTCAGTTTGCAAAAGAAACTAGAAATGTGAGGTTAGGGTTGTCTAGTGATGGATTCAACCCGTTCCGAACAATGAGTATTGCTCATAGCACATGGCCTGTGGTGTTAGTTAATTACAACTTGCCTCCATGGATGTCAATGAAACCCGAATATTTTATGTTGTCGTTGTTAATCCCCGGACCTGAATCTCCAGGTAACAATATTGATGTTTATTTGCAGCCTCTAGTTCAAGAGCTGAAAGAAATATGGGTTGATGGGCTCGATACATATGATAGGTCTAAAGATGAGACTTTCAAATTGTATGCAGCCTTAACTTGGACTATAAGTGATTTTCCGGGCTATTCAATGCTATCAGGGTGGAAGACAAAGG TAAAAAAAACATGCTATATGGATCATCGCCGATTTTTACAGGAAAAACACCCATGGCGACTTAATACAAGTGCTTTCAATGGTAAAGTTGAAGACAGGTTTGCTCCTAAACTCTTATCAGGCGTTGAAGCTTTAGAAAAGTCATCTAGTGTTCAAAATTTATTTGGAAAGAAACGAAAGAGAAAAAATGATAGTACTTGCCCATGGAAGAAAAGGTCAATATTTTTTGAGTTGCCATATTGGCAATTTAATACATGTCGACATAATCTTGATGTGATGCACATTGAGAAGAATATATGTGATAACCTCATAGGTACTTTGTTGGATATTAGCTGGAAGTCAAAGGATCATCCAAAAGCTCGATTTGTCCTTTTAGAACTGGGTATTAAAGAAAGACTGCACCCAGAATTTTCTGATGATGGTAaccatattttatttcaaaatgcaTGTTTTTCTATGTCATCAAAAGAGAAAGATATTTTTTGTCGGGCTTTGAAGGAAGCAAAGTTGCCTAATGGATGTGCATCTGATTTTTCACGATGTGTTCGTTTAGCAGAAAGGAAAGTTTCTGGTTACAAGAGTCATGATGCTCACATATTGTTGCATTACTTACTTCAAGTTGCCGTGAAAAAATCTTTACCCAAACATGTTGTAATCCCCTTGATCAGGCTTGGTGCCTTTTTTCGAAATTTATGTAAGAAGGTAATTAAGCCAGAGGACCTTGACCAATTACAACTAGAAATAACCGAGATATTATGTCAACTCGAGAAAATATTTTTGCCAGCCTTCTTTGATATCATGGTTCACTTGCCTATTCATTTAGTAAATGAAGTTAGGCTTGGTGGACCGGTACAATATAGGTGGATGTTTTTCATGGAAAGATACCTGTGTAAGCTGAAGTCATATGTGCGAAACAAGTGTAGACCAGAGGGATCCATAGCCGAAGGGTATTTGATTGAAGAATGTTCGACATTTTGCTCACGTTATATGCAGGAAGGAGCAAAAACTAGACTTAATAAGGGTGTTGAAGACGTTGATGCCTTGGACAACACAAATGAATCTGGTGTAAAAGTATTTGTCATTGAAGGTCATCCGCTCGGAGGTAAAAAACGAAGAGAAGGAAAGACTTTCACTTTAGATGCTCGTTTAAATGAACAAGCACATCGATATGCCTTATTCAATTCTGATTGCGACACGATTGAAGAGTATATCAA GTTTCACACCAAAGCACGTGATCTTAGATGTAAGACTCAAAATAGCGGCGTTTCAGTAACTGCTTTAACTCCTAGTTTTGCAAGCACACGGGATAAAAACCCCGTTGATGGGAACGTTGACTACTATGGTAGAATTTTGGAAATAATAGAGCTGGACTATTCATCAAGTTTTAGTGTTGTTTTGTTCCGTTGTGAGTGGTATCAAATTGAGAAAGACGAGTTTGCTTTAACTTGTGTTAATTTGAACAAGTTTTGTTGTTCAGATGATCCTTTTGTCATGCCTAACCAAGTGCATCAGGTATTTTATGTGCCAGATCCTATAGAAGATGGTTTGCATTATGTTATGAACACTGTTCCCAGAGATTTCTTTGACTTTGAGGAAGAAGGTGGTGAAAATGTTGATGAATCCTACTGGTGCGAGCCTAGTAAAGATAGATTGGGTTCATTGTCTCAAGATGGTGAGCATGATGCTCAGTTGCTACATAAAGATATGTCTCCTCTTGTGGTTGAAGCAGAAACAGAAATCAATGAGGTGGGGGAAATTAacaatcaaaatgatgattctgataatgatgatgatacatTATGGGATTGGATGAAAgcagatgaagatgatgaatccTGA